In Sporomusaceae bacterium, the following proteins share a genomic window:
- a CDS encoding ferritin-like domain-containing protein, with amino-acid sequence MLSAKELMHLEDFLTMEQSCAKTLNYFSNQLQDNQGKQLLQQMAQRNQQNFQTISKHLNSGQNLQ; translated from the coding sequence GTGTTGTCGGCCAAAGAATTGATGCACCTGGAAGACTTCCTGACAATGGAACAGAGCTGCGCGAAAACCCTCAACTATTTTTCCAACCAGCTGCAAGACAATCAGGGTAAGCAGCTTCTCCAGCAGATGGCGCAGCGCAACCAGCAGAACTTCCAAACCATCAGTAAACATCTGAATTCGGGACAAAACCTTCAGTAA
- a CDS encoding HD domain-containing phosphohydrolase codes for MRIGDAGAGMVLTQDVVDERGNLLLEKGITLTRSYIARLKRLGVEGICVFDPYAESLKQAKVVSSALRAELRECFSALFQMKAWDILNFRPPAAHMQRIGLAVDSVIDEAAGQLDQIVNVQVRQPSEDETQHAVNVCLLAVVTGLYLKFERSILRDLALGALFHDLGKSMLPAGDQDKAFLHTIYGRELLLRSNVSVAVPRIAAEHHETFDGSGHPKGLPAKDVHPLSRLVCIVNCFDNAMNESEQSGKSRQAIIDGMVAGGNRLFDLNLLRAFLNTAALFPVGSLVRLNTGRTGYVVANRVHFPLRPMVRVIEDYGHTDIDLVLKPNIVITELIAG; via the coding sequence ATGCGGATTGGGGACGCCGGCGCCGGCATGGTGCTGACCCAGGATGTTGTCGACGAACGCGGCAATTTGCTGCTGGAAAAGGGAATAACGCTTACAAGGTCGTATATCGCCCGCCTAAAACGCCTCGGTGTCGAGGGTATCTGCGTTTTCGACCCGTACGCCGAGTCGCTCAAACAGGCGAAGGTTGTCAGTTCCGCGCTACGGGCCGAGCTGAGGGAGTGCTTCAGCGCGCTGTTTCAGATGAAAGCGTGGGATATCCTTAATTTCCGGCCCCCGGCCGCCCATATGCAGCGCATCGGTCTAGCGGTGGACAGCGTCATTGACGAAGCCGCGGGACAGCTTGATCAGATCGTCAATGTCCAGGTGCGCCAGCCGAGCGAGGATGAGACGCAGCATGCGGTGAATGTTTGCCTGCTGGCGGTCGTTACCGGCCTGTATCTGAAGTTCGAGCGGAGTATTCTGCGCGACCTGGCGCTAGGCGCCCTTTTCCACGATCTCGGCAAATCGATGCTGCCGGCGGGCGATCAGGATAAGGCTTTCCTCCATACGATCTACGGCCGCGAGCTGCTGCTGCGCAGCAACGTGAGCGTTGCGGTGCCCCGGATAGCCGCCGAACATCACGAGACTTTCGACGGCTCGGGGCACCCCAAGGGCCTGCCGGCCAAGGATGTTCACCCGTTGTCGCGACTGGTGTGCATCGTGAATTGTTTCGATAACGCGATGAACGAGAGCGAGCAGAGCGGCAAATCGCGCCAGGCGATTATCGACGGTATGGTGGCCGGCGGCAACAGGCTGTTCGATCTGAATCTGCTGCGCGCTTTCCTCAATACTGCGGCCCTCTTCCCGGTCGGCAGTCTCGTCCGCCTGAATACTGGCAGGACAGGGTACGTCGTCGCCAATCGGGTCCATTTCCCCTTACGGCCGATGGTGCGGGTTATCGAGGATTATGGCCACACCGATATCGATCTGGTGCTCAAACCGAATATCGTTATTACCGAGCTGATCGCCGGCTGA
- a CDS encoding Fur family transcriptional regulator — translation MENRVTAQLREKGFKVTPQRLAIYKVLANTKAHPSAEMIFQQLQPYYPTMSLATVYKTVEILKEIGLIQVLNAGEDSFRYDADISMHPHIRCLQCGRVDDIHDIDIAAFIGQVADKTSYRLSGQQFYFYGYCPTCQGKPTN, via the coding sequence GTGGAAAACCGGGTAACCGCCCAGCTGCGGGAGAAAGGCTTCAAAGTCACCCCTCAGCGCTTGGCCATCTACAAAGTTTTGGCCAACACCAAAGCCCACCCCAGCGCCGAGATGATCTTTCAGCAGCTTCAGCCGTACTACCCGACGATGAGTTTGGCGACCGTCTACAAAACCGTGGAAATCCTCAAAGAAATAGGCCTCATTCAGGTGCTTAACGCCGGGGAAGACAGCTTCCGTTACGACGCGGACATCAGCATGCACCCCCATATCCGTTGCCTTCAGTGCGGCAGAGTCGACGACATCCACGACATCGACATCGCGGCCTTCATCGGCCAGGTTGCCGACAAGACTTCTTACCGCCTTAGCGGCCAGCAATTTTACTTCTACGGCTACTGCCCGACCTGTCAGGGCAAACCTACCAACTGA
- a CDS encoding hydrogenase small subunit — protein sequence MISRREFIKLCLAATATTGLADLLIPALRQACAQSAQPRPPVVWLELGSCTGESVSLDNSRNPGLYQLLTEFIDLRYHWLFNTVQGDAAVQVMLDTVEKEAGKFWLIVEGSVMTAADGRYNHIFARNGEMVTGLAALKEFAPKARYIVAVGDCAAFGGPAAAHPNPGGAKGVWDVITDRVIVNIPGCPSHPDWMTSTLSHLLLYGLPELDAYNRPKFFFNRTIHDQCQRRQQFEDGIFAAFPGDDGCLYKVGCKGPVTHADCPSRQWNNYVNWPVKAGAPCIGCASPHFPDGMMPFYNHLPDIKTRAVAVSVRKIGAAFAALGVGAVATHLAAGVFARRIHKHYLDGTKPSDPTPPENLAQVKQELDDLIRQQNALMSEARKLEAPAPRRRKKSWLRRVLAFWRTEDKTGKDK from the coding sequence ATGATTTCACGGCGGGAATTCATCAAACTATGCCTCGCGGCGACAGCCACTACCGGCCTCGCCGACCTCCTCATCCCCGCCCTCAGACAAGCGTGCGCCCAAAGCGCGCAGCCCCGGCCGCCCGTCGTCTGGCTCGAGCTCGGCTCCTGCACCGGCGAGAGCGTATCCCTCGACAACAGCAGGAACCCCGGCCTCTACCAGTTGCTCACCGAATTCATTGACCTCCGCTACCACTGGCTGTTCAACACCGTCCAAGGCGACGCCGCAGTGCAGGTCATGCTCGACACCGTCGAAAAAGAGGCCGGCAAATTCTGGCTGATTGTCGAAGGTTCGGTCATGACCGCCGCCGACGGCCGCTACAATCACATCTTCGCCCGCAACGGCGAAATGGTCACCGGCCTCGCCGCTCTCAAAGAATTCGCTCCCAAAGCCCGCTACATCGTCGCCGTCGGCGACTGCGCCGCCTTCGGCGGGCCAGCGGCCGCCCACCCCAACCCCGGCGGCGCCAAAGGCGTCTGGGACGTCATCACCGACCGGGTCATCGTCAATATCCCCGGCTGCCCCAGCCACCCCGACTGGATGACCAGCACCCTCAGCCACCTGCTCCTCTACGGCCTGCCTGAGCTCGACGCCTACAACCGCCCCAAGTTCTTCTTCAACCGCACCATCCACGACCAATGCCAGCGCCGCCAGCAATTCGAGGACGGCATCTTCGCCGCCTTCCCCGGTGACGACGGCTGCCTTTACAAAGTCGGCTGCAAAGGCCCGGTCACCCACGCCGACTGCCCCTCCCGCCAGTGGAACAACTACGTCAACTGGCCAGTCAAGGCCGGTGCCCCCTGCATCGGCTGCGCCAGTCCCCACTTCCCCGACGGCATGATGCCCTTCTACAACCACCTGCCCGACATCAAAACCCGGGCCGTAGCCGTCAGCGTCAGGAAGATCGGCGCCGCCTTCGCCGCCCTGGGGGTCGGGGCGGTCGCCACCCACCTCGCCGCCGGCGTTTTCGCCCGCCGCATCCACAAACACTACCTCGACGGCACCAAACCCAGCGACCCCACCCCGCCGGAAAACCTCGCCCAGGTCAAACAGGAACTCGACGACCTCATCCGCCAGCAGAACGCCCTCATGAGCGAAGCCAGGAAGCTCGAAGCCCCCGCGCCCCGCCGGCGGAAAAAATCCTGGCTGCGGCGCGTCCTCGCCTTCTGGCGCACCGAAGACAAGACCGGAAAGGACAAATAA
- a CDS encoding LysO family transporter, with translation MGVIIVALAAGVALGACRLLPAAWLAVLGRLMTATLFIMLAALGAQIGADRELLANLGPLGWRAFVISALSVAGSIVALYLAAKSFRLPGGPSEKGDG, from the coding sequence ATGGGGGTGATAATCGTCGCCCTCGCCGCCGGCGTAGCTCTCGGGGCCTGCCGCCTGCTGCCCGCCGCTTGGCTGGCCGTCCTCGGCCGACTGATGACGGCTACCCTGTTCATCATGCTCGCCGCCCTCGGCGCGCAGATCGGCGCCGACCGGGAACTGCTCGCCAACCTCGGGCCGCTGGGCTGGCGCGCGTTCGTCATCAGCGCCCTGAGTGTCGCCGGCAGTATCGTCGCCCTCTACCTTGCCGCCAAAAGCTTCCGTCTCCCCGGCGGCCCCTCCGAAAAGGGGGACGGCTGA
- a CDS encoding lysine exporter LysO family protein: MALFVAAAVLGGILLGWAALPPSAAACLDTAITAILAFLVFLVGIDIGGNRDAWRQALAAGPRLLLVPLAVAAGSLAGAALAGALLGMPVREAVAVGAGFGWYSLSGVLIAATYSVELGAVAFLANVARELMAFLLIPALVARIGKLPAIAPGGATTMDSTLPLITRVTDAPTALVAFVSGLVLTAAVPVIIPIILAM, from the coding sequence ATGGCCCTGTTTGTCGCCGCCGCCGTCCTCGGCGGCATCCTCCTCGGCTGGGCGGCGCTGCCGCCGTCCGCCGCCGCCTGCCTCGACACGGCCATCACCGCCATCCTCGCCTTCCTTGTCTTCCTCGTCGGCATCGACATCGGCGGCAACCGCGACGCCTGGCGGCAGGCCCTGGCCGCCGGGCCGCGCCTTCTCCTCGTGCCGCTCGCCGTCGCCGCCGGCAGCCTCGCCGGGGCCGCACTCGCCGGCGCGCTCCTCGGCATGCCGGTCCGGGAAGCGGTAGCCGTGGGGGCGGGCTTCGGCTGGTACAGCCTCTCCGGCGTCCTCATCGCCGCCACCTACAGCGTCGAACTCGGCGCGGTAGCCTTCCTGGCCAACGTCGCCCGTGAGCTCATGGCCTTCCTGCTCATCCCCGCCCTCGTCGCCCGCATCGGCAAACTGCCGGCCATCGCGCCCGGCGGCGCCACCACCATGGACTCCACCCTACCCCTCATCACCAGGGTCACCGACGCCCCGACCGCCCTCGTCGCCTTCGTCAGCGGCCTCGTGCTAACCGCTGCAGTACCGGTAATAATCCCGATAATCCTTGCAATGTAA
- a CDS encoding cyclodeaminase/cyclohydrolase family protein, whose amino-acid sequence MLTTLTISEFTARLASKEPAPGGGSAAALSGLLGAGLVEMAISLTRGRKEFAAHEALLAERETALGRLRIDLQLLIDRDAAAFTAVMSAYALPEETLAEQETRAAAIQQAMKEAAEVPLLTARACLAVLQTAEEVLGAVNPHAVSDLTVGVLSCHAGLMGALLNVAVNLPELTDKTLVHALREQARLLRARAAELTAAIEAKVYSDPAFAVMRA is encoded by the coding sequence TTGCTAACAACGCTCACCATCAGCGAATTCACCGCCAGGCTGGCCTCCAAAGAACCCGCCCCCGGCGGCGGCAGCGCGGCCGCCCTGTCCGGCCTCCTCGGCGCCGGCCTCGTCGAAATGGCCATCAGCCTGACCCGCGGCCGCAAAGAGTTCGCCGCCCACGAGGCGTTGCTCGCCGAGCGGGAAACGGCGCTCGGCCGCCTGCGCATCGACCTCCAGCTCCTCATCGACCGCGACGCGGCCGCCTTTACCGCCGTCATGTCCGCCTACGCCCTGCCGGAGGAAACCCTGGCCGAGCAGGAAACCCGCGCCGCCGCCATCCAGCAGGCCATGAAAGAAGCGGCCGAAGTGCCGCTTCTCACCGCCCGCGCCTGCCTGGCCGTCCTCCAGACCGCCGAAGAGGTGCTCGGCGCCGTCAACCCGCACGCCGTCAGCGATCTCACCGTCGGCGTCCTATCCTGTCACGCCGGCCTCATGGGCGCGCTTTTAAACGTCGCCGTCAACCTGCCCGAGCTTACGGACAAAACCCTGGTGCACGCACTCCGCGAGCAGGCGCGGCTTCTCCGCGCCCGCGCCGCCGAACTCACCGCCGCCATCGAAGCGAAAGTTTATAGCGACCCCGCCTTCGCCGTAATGCGGGCATAG
- a CDS encoding MATE family efflux transporter, translated as MLPVKAYMRRQIFRLAWPVILEMSAVMLVSIAVTAMVGRFGAVSLASVGLATLVQFSSAMVFAAAGTGAAAIVSREVGAGNWAAVRAVTGQAVLLAALFGVALALAGFAAAGPVFAFIGADPAVAALAADLLRIMFLFTPLYLVMAVGNAILRGMGDTRRAFVITTATNLIGLAVSAALAFGWAGPVLGPRGVAWGNTFYQLLGGLVVLAALAADPRIRLTPGMVLRYDRAVVARILAISLPAAGEQLAMQGGRIVFTFMLAGVGTVQFAAHQIAVQAESLSFMPGFGLSVAVMTLTGINLGRGLPHRARQYVWQTGKIALVGMGAMGIIFLVFARPLTALFIDDPAVLYWSTLCVMIAALEQPTIAVTYVLAGALRGAGDTKWPMYVTTLGVWVARMPLIYLLIVVLRLDITVAWLVTAADFLLRSLVLWRRFTGGNWEKTKNI; from the coding sequence ATGCTGCCCGTAAAAGCCTACATGCGCCGACAGATTTTCCGGCTCGCCTGGCCGGTCATACTCGAAATGTCCGCCGTCATGCTCGTCAGTATCGCCGTCACCGCCATGGTCGGGCGGTTTGGCGCCGTCAGCCTGGCGTCCGTCGGCCTCGCCACCCTCGTCCAGTTCTCCAGCGCCATGGTCTTCGCCGCCGCCGGCACCGGCGCGGCAGCCATCGTCTCCCGCGAAGTCGGCGCCGGCAACTGGGCCGCCGTCCGCGCCGTAACCGGCCAGGCCGTGCTGCTCGCCGCCCTCTTCGGCGTCGCCCTCGCTCTGGCAGGGTTCGCCGCCGCCGGGCCGGTCTTCGCCTTCATCGGCGCCGACCCGGCAGTCGCGGCCCTCGCCGCCGACCTGCTGCGTATCATGTTCCTCTTCACCCCCCTCTACCTCGTTATGGCTGTCGGCAACGCCATACTCAGGGGGATGGGGGACACGCGGCGGGCTTTCGTCATCACCACCGCCACAAACCTCATCGGCCTTGCCGTCAGCGCCGCCCTCGCCTTCGGCTGGGCCGGCCCCGTCCTCGGCCCCCGCGGGGTCGCCTGGGGCAACACCTTTTACCAGCTCCTGGGCGGCCTCGTCGTCCTCGCCGCCCTCGCCGCCGACCCCCGCATCCGCCTCACGCCGGGCATGGTCCTGCGCTACGACCGCGCCGTCGTCGCCCGCATCCTCGCCATCAGCCTGCCGGCCGCCGGCGAACAGCTCGCCATGCAGGGAGGACGCATCGTCTTCACCTTCATGCTCGCCGGCGTCGGCACCGTCCAGTTCGCCGCCCACCAAATCGCCGTCCAGGCCGAATCCCTCTCCTTCATGCCCGGCTTCGGCCTCTCCGTCGCCGTCATGACCCTCACCGGCATCAACCTCGGCCGGGGACTGCCCCACCGGGCCCGGCAATACGTATGGCAGACCGGCAAAATAGCCCTCGTCGGCATGGGCGCCATGGGCATTATCTTCCTCGTCTTCGCCCGACCGCTCACCGCCCTGTTCATCGACGACCCCGCCGTGCTCTACTGGAGCACCCTCTGCGTCATGATCGCCGCCCTCGAACAGCCGACCATCGCCGTTACCTACGTCCTCGCCGGCGCGCTCCGCGGGGCCGGCGACACCAAATGGCCCATGTACGTCACCACCCTCGGGGTCTGGGTCGCCCGCATGCCGCTCATCTACCTCCTCATCGTCGTCCTGCGCTTAGACATCACCGTCGCCTGGCTGGTCACCGCCGCCGACTTCCTGCTGCGCAGCCTCGTCCTGTGGCGGCGCTTCACCGGCGGCAACTGGGAAAAGACCAAAAATATTTAG
- a CDS encoding spore coat protein: MVQMSGQGQQSQQGQMSGQSAQVSDRDIMQICLNEAKHMATSLNIYIQEASSEQLRRDYMTVLGEIYSQEKQLYDYMQQKGYYNVKNATPQDISQAQSKFGGQAQQQQQGMQ; this comes from the coding sequence ATGGTTCAAATGTCGGGACAAGGCCAGCAGAGCCAGCAGGGTCAAATGAGCGGCCAAAGCGCACAGGTCTCCGATCGCGACATCATGCAGATCTGCCTGAATGAGGCAAAGCATATGGCGACCTCGCTCAACATCTACATTCAGGAAGCTTCCAGCGAACAACTGAGGCGCGACTACATGACCGTCCTCGGCGAGATCTACAGCCAGGAGAAGCAGCTCTACGACTACATGCAGCAGAAAGGCTACTACAACGTCAAAAACGCCACCCCGCAGGACATCTCGCAGGCCCAGAGCAAGTTCGGCGGCCAGGCGCAACAGCAGCAGCAGGGGATGCAGTAG
- a CDS encoding Tex family protein, whose protein sequence is MQTSEISSVVARELGVRTAQVEATSRLLDEGNTVPFIARYRKEATGELDEEKIRAVEERVQYLRNFIKRQEEILAGIAEQGKLTPELEAAIKAAVKLQELEDLYLPFRPKKRTRAQIARERGLEPLAELMLAQELADGDPLAIAAGYVDADKGVDSAEAALAGAQDIVAEGTSERADIRAMLRKQLWAGGEIATSLAAPEAEGQEYLNYREYREPVRRIPSHRMLAVNRGERKEVLKVELATAHETNVDLVVRAVVTRPSIFADLLRAAVADGYKRLLFPSLEREIRNQLTENSEKQAIRVFGLNLRQLLLAAPLAGHTVMGLDPGYRTGCKMAVISPTGAVLATSTLYITASDNQRRQAAEVALEAIRRHGVSLVAIGNGTASYETEEFVAGLIGSHGLAVRYLIVNEAGASVYSASKLAKDELPGLDVSLRGAVSIARRVEDPLAELVKIDPKSIGVGQYQHDVDQKELGGTLTSVVESCVNHVGVELNTASPELLTYVAGINAAVAKNIVARRDESGPFADRKQLLKVPRLGQATFTQCAGFLRLAGGVNPLDNTPVHPESYHLAEAILARLGFAVGDLADREKLAKLQGELPKAKAAELAAALGAGEPTVRDILAALAKPGRDPREDLPQPLTRKNIVKLSDLAVGSVVKGTVHNVTDFGVFVDIGVKTNGLVHRSELSDKPFRHPLDVVSVGDIIDCLILGVDEGRGRISLSLKKAKGK, encoded by the coding sequence GTGCAGACAAGCGAGATTTCTTCGGTCGTGGCCCGCGAGCTGGGCGTAAGGACGGCCCAGGTGGAGGCGACTTCCCGGCTTTTGGACGAGGGCAATACGGTGCCTTTTATCGCCCGCTACCGCAAGGAGGCGACCGGCGAGCTGGATGAGGAGAAGATCCGCGCCGTGGAGGAGCGGGTGCAGTATCTGCGCAATTTCATCAAGCGCCAGGAGGAGATCCTGGCGGGCATCGCCGAACAGGGCAAGCTTACTCCCGAGCTGGAGGCGGCGATCAAGGCGGCCGTCAAGCTGCAGGAGCTGGAGGATCTTTATCTCCCCTTCCGGCCGAAGAAGCGCACCCGGGCCCAGATCGCCCGCGAACGGGGGCTGGAGCCGCTGGCCGAGCTGATGCTGGCCCAGGAGCTTGCCGATGGCGACCCGCTGGCAATCGCCGCCGGGTATGTCGATGCGGACAAGGGTGTGGATTCGGCTGAGGCCGCACTGGCCGGGGCGCAGGATATCGTGGCCGAGGGGACGAGCGAACGGGCCGATATCCGGGCGATGCTCCGCAAGCAGCTGTGGGCCGGGGGCGAGATCGCGACGAGCCTGGCGGCGCCTGAGGCCGAGGGCCAGGAGTATCTGAATTACCGCGAGTACCGCGAACCGGTGCGGCGCATCCCGTCTCACCGGATGCTGGCCGTAAACCGGGGCGAGCGCAAGGAAGTCCTGAAGGTCGAGCTGGCGACCGCCCATGAAACGAATGTCGATTTGGTGGTGCGCGCCGTCGTGACCCGGCCGTCGATCTTCGCCGATCTGCTCCGCGCCGCGGTGGCCGACGGTTATAAGCGCCTGCTGTTCCCTTCGCTGGAGCGGGAGATCCGCAATCAGCTGACAGAGAATTCCGAGAAACAGGCTATCCGCGTTTTCGGCCTCAATCTCCGCCAGTTGCTGCTGGCGGCCCCGCTCGCGGGCCATACGGTGATGGGCCTCGACCCCGGCTACCGGACGGGGTGCAAGATGGCGGTGATAAGCCCGACCGGGGCGGTGCTGGCGACATCGACGCTGTATATAACGGCGAGCGACAATCAGCGCCGTCAGGCGGCCGAGGTTGCCCTGGAGGCGATCAGGCGCCACGGGGTAAGCCTGGTGGCGATCGGCAACGGGACGGCTTCTTATGAGACGGAGGAGTTCGTGGCCGGGCTGATCGGCAGCCACGGGCTGGCTGTGCGCTATCTGATCGTGAACGAGGCGGGAGCGTCGGTTTATTCGGCTTCGAAGCTGGCGAAGGACGAACTGCCTGGCCTGGATGTTTCGCTGCGGGGAGCGGTGTCGATCGCCCGCCGGGTGGAGGACCCGCTGGCCGAGCTGGTGAAGATCGATCCCAAGTCGATCGGCGTTGGCCAGTACCAGCACGATGTCGACCAGAAGGAGCTGGGCGGGACGCTTACGAGCGTGGTGGAGTCGTGCGTCAACCATGTGGGCGTGGAGCTCAACACGGCGTCGCCCGAGCTGCTGACGTATGTGGCCGGCATAAACGCGGCGGTGGCGAAGAATATCGTGGCCCGCCGCGACGAGAGCGGCCCGTTCGCGGACCGTAAGCAGCTTTTGAAGGTACCCCGCCTGGGGCAGGCGACCTTCACGCAGTGCGCCGGGTTCCTGCGGCTGGCCGGCGGCGTCAATCCGCTCGATAATACGCCGGTGCATCCCGAGTCGTACCACCTGGCCGAGGCGATCCTCGCGCGGCTGGGGTTCGCGGTCGGCGATCTGGCCGACAGGGAGAAGCTGGCAAAGCTGCAGGGCGAGCTGCCGAAGGCGAAGGCCGCCGAGCTGGCCGCCGCTCTGGGGGCGGGCGAGCCGACGGTGCGGGACATACTGGCGGCGCTGGCCAAGCCGGGCCGCGACCCGCGCGAGGATCTGCCGCAGCCGCTGACCCGCAAGAATATCGTCAAACTGTCCGATCTGGCGGTCGGTTCGGTGGTGAAGGGCACCGTCCATAATGTGACCGATTTCGGCGTTTTCGTCGATATCGGCGTCAAGACGAACGGGTTGGTCCACCGCTCGGAGCTTAGCGACAAGCCTTTCCGCCACCCGCTCGATGTGGTGTCGGTCGGCGATATCATCGACTGCCTCATCCTCGGCGTGGACGAGGGACGGGGCCGGATTTCGCTCAGCCTTAAGAAGGCGAAGGGGAAGTAA
- the deoC gene encoding deoxyribose-phosphate aldolase, producing the protein MDFAQYIDHTLLKADATVDDIVKLCNEADEHRFAAVCVNPVYIDLAAHILAGSGVRVATVVGFPLGATFTAVKTLETREAIQRKADEIDMVMNIAAARVGQWDAVADDIRQVVAAAAGKTVKVILETAFLTDDEKRRACEAAVAAGAGFVKTSTGFGPGGATAEDVRLMRAAVGDQAGVKASGGIRTRQQAELMIAAGATRLGTSAGVTLL; encoded by the coding sequence ATGGACTTTGCCCAATACATCGACCACACCCTGCTGAAAGCCGACGCCACCGTCGACGACATCGTCAAACTCTGCAACGAAGCTGACGAGCACCGCTTCGCCGCCGTCTGCGTAAACCCCGTATACATCGACCTCGCCGCCCACATCCTTGCCGGCAGCGGCGTGCGGGTCGCCACCGTCGTCGGCTTCCCGCTCGGCGCCACCTTCACCGCCGTCAAAACGCTCGAAACGCGCGAAGCCATCCAGCGCAAAGCCGACGAAATAGACATGGTCATGAACATCGCCGCCGCCAGGGTCGGCCAATGGGACGCCGTCGCCGACGACATCCGCCAGGTAGTCGCCGCCGCCGCCGGCAAAACCGTCAAAGTCATCCTCGAAACAGCCTTCCTCACCGACGACGAAAAGCGCCGCGCCTGCGAAGCGGCCGTCGCCGCCGGCGCCGGCTTCGTCAAAACCTCCACCGGCTTCGGTCCCGGTGGCGCCACCGCCGAGGACGTTCGCCTCATGCGCGCCGCCGTCGGCGACCAAGCGGGCGTCAAAGCCTCGGGCGGCATCCGCACCCGCCAGCAGGCCGAGCTCATGATCGCCGCCGGCGCCACCAGGCTGGGCACCAGCGCTGGCGTCACCCTGCTGTAG